TATAATTTTAATAAACGAATCTATAAAATACGTATAAAAAATAATCTCATGAACAATAAAATTAAAAAAGGATTGCCTTTATCACTTTTTATTTTAGTAGCAATTATTTCTTGCTCCAAAAATGAAGATGTAGACACTACACCACCAAGTCCACTATCTGTAATTTCAGTTACTCCAACAAACGGTGGAGGAATTATTACATATAACCTTCCTTCTGATGATGATATTTTATATGTGAAAGCAGTATATACAAACTCCCAAGGAGAGGAAGTTTTTAGAGTTGCCAGTAAACACAATACTACTATAGAAATAGACGGTTTAAATCAAAATACGCCTGTTAATGTAAAATTATATGTGATAGATGAAAGCGAAAATATATCGCAAAGTGTAGCAATAGATTTTACGCCACTTGAGTCCTTTATTTTTTTAGTGCAGGAAAGTATTCAAATAACTCCAGATTTAGGAGGTGTTAAAATTACCTGGGAAAATATCGCTTCAAAAACAGTTTTTGTATACGTACATATTTTAAACGGAAGTAATGAAATCATTCGAATTTTATCTTCAAATAATGTACAAGAAAGTATTTTTATAAGAGGATTAGAATCTGTAGAAATGACCTTTTCTACAAAGGTTGAAGATTTTGACGGAAATATAACAGAGCTAGAAGAAAAAGGTAGATATACACCTCTTTTTGAAGAAAAAATTGATAAATCTACCTGGACTTCGGTAGCCTCACAATCTATAAATGGCAATGCTTATGAAGGAAGAACTGTAAATTTTTGGGATGATATTGTAGATACTGTAGATACAGATGCTGATAATAGTTATTTTATTATTACTAGAGATAATAATGGCGGAAGTTTAAATTGGCCTTTAGATATTGTTATCGATTTTAATAAAAATGTAAAAATTCAAAGATTTAAAGTATGGCAAAGAGCATATTGGTATCAAGGAGGTGGAGTTACATATCATTATCAAGAAGAAAATATAAAATCATTTGATCTATATGCTAGTACTGATGCTCAAACATGGAGCCTATTAGGGCAATTTGATATTGGTGACCCAAGAGACGGGGCAGGAAACATTTCCGCTTCGGCTTTTCAAGAAGCTATAGACGGGCACGAATTTAGTCTACCCAATACATCAGATTAATTTAGATATTTGAAGTTTTCAATTACTTCAAATTATGGTAGTACTCAAATAACAGTGGGTTCAGAAATAACGTTATTTGGTTTAGATAATTTATAATACAAGTACTTAATGATTCGAATAAAAAAATATTTTTTCCCCTTATTTCTTGTTTTTATAGTTTCTGTAAATGCTCAATGTTTACGAACCTTAGGAAAGAAAATTATAAATACGAATGGAGATGAGGTTTTATTAAAAGGAGTTGGTTTAGGCGGATGGATGCTACAAGAAGGGTATATGATGAATTCCTCTGGAGCTGCAGATACTCAACATGAATTTATGGAAAAATTAACTGCACTTATTGGCGCAGATGAGACAGCGGTATTTTACAATAATTGGCGTCAAAATTTTGTTACTGAGCAAGATATAGATTCAATTGCAGCATGGGGTTTTAATAGTATCAGATTACCTATGCATTATAACTTATTTACATTACCCATAGAAGATGAACCTGTAGAAGGAGAAAACACATGGTTAACTACTGGTTTTGATATGGTAGATGAACTATTATCTTGGTGCGAGTCTAACCAAATTTATCTTATTTTAGATTTACACGCAGCACCAGGTGGTCAAGGAGAGGATGCCGCCATTTCTGACTATGATGACTCATTGCCATCTCTATGGGAGAGTACTTTGAACCAAGACAAAACAGTAGCTTTATGGGGGAAACTTGCAGAACGGTATAAAGACAAAGAATGGATAGGTGGTTACGATCTATTGAATGAGGTCAATTGGGGTTTAGGAACAAATGTACTTCGAAACTTCTATATAAGAGTTACAAACGAAATTAGAGCAGTAGATTCAAATCATATTATTTTTATTGAAGGAAATGGGTTTGCAAATGACTTTTCCGGTTTAACACCTCCTTGGGATGCTAATATGGTCTACAGTCCACACAAATATTGGACCTATAATGACACTGCTTCCATTCAATGGGTGTTAGATATTAGAAATCAGCATAATGTACCTCTTTGGCTTGGAGAATCTGGTGAGAATTCTAATGTTTGGTATAGAGATGCTATTAACTTATTTGAAGATAACAATATTGGTTGGGCTTGGTGGCCTTGGAAAAGAATTGAAACTATTGTAAGCCCTTTTTCAGTAAATTCAAATTCAAATTACGAAGCTATTATCAATTATTGGAAAGGAGAAGGACCCCAACCTTCTGTGGCTAATGCAATTCAAGGATTAACACAATTAACTAATGATTTATTGGTAGATAATAATGTGTATTATAAAGATGTAGTAGATGCTATATTAAGGCAGCCGCAAGATGAAACCCATATACCTTACTCTAATCATACAATACCTGGAGTAATTTATCTTTCTGATTTTGATTTAGGCACAAACGAAATTGCGTATTCAGATGTTGATAACGCAAATTATTCTTTATCAACTGATCAATTTCAAGCATGGAATTCTGGTTGGACGTATAGAAATGATGGTGTAGATATTCAAACAAACACAGATAATGTGAATAGTAATGGTTATCATATTGGATATGTTAAAGATAAAGAATGGTTAAAATATACTGTAAATATTGAAGATACAGGTTTTTATAATATGAATTTTAGATATGCAACACCACAATCTGGAGCAAAAATAAAATTCTTTATAAATGATGTTGACATTGCAGGTGCTGTGGATTTAGGAAATAGTGGCGGTTGGAGTAATTTTGTAAATCATTATATAAATAATACTTATTTAGAAGCAGGTGAACAAGTTTTAAAAGTACAAATTGATGGAAGTCCTGAATTTAATATGAGTAGTATTGAATTTCTAACATCAACAGATCCTGTTCCAACATTTCAAGTATTAAGCGCTAATACAAACGATGATGAAAAGTCTATACAAATTGTTTTAAATCATCCGACTAATCAACCAACATTAACAAATAATTTGTTTGAAGTCAAAGTAAATAACGAATCAAGAGCTATAGAAGTTGTAGAAACGGATGCTTCCAGTACTAGATTAATTATCATAAAGTTAGTAGATTATTTATTCTATCAAGATGATATTAAAGTAAGTTATAACGGAACTAATATTACATCAATATATAACTCAACTTTAAATACTTTTGAAAATTTACCGGTAAATAACAATCTAATAACTAGATTGTTAATCCCAGGTAAAATACAAGCTGAGGATTATACAAATCAAATTGGTTTACAAATAGAAGACACTTCAGATACTGGGGCAGGACAAAATATTGGTTACACAGATGCAGGTGATTATGCAGAGTATTTGATTTACATAGCTGAAAACAGAAACTACAATTTAAATCTCAGAACAGCTGCTCAATCTAGTGCTGGAAAAATTGAATTTGAACTTATAAATAATGGGACAATACAAAGTATATCAGTAATAGATTTACCAGTTACCGGAGGTTGGCAATCGTGGCAGACAACAACTACACAAGTTACTTTAAATGCGGGAATATATACTTTAAAAATGAAAGTTTTAGAAGCCGGTTTTAATATCAATTGGTTTGAATTTGAATTTACAAGTAGTTTAAGTATTGGCGATGTAGCAGAAAATAAAATAGCAATTTTTCCAAATCCAGTTTCAGAAAACTACCAGATAAAATTAAATAATCAACGAATTATTAAAAACCTTAAAATTATTGATGTTAATGGTCGTTTGGTAAAAAAAGTAAATATATCTAATAATGTTTATAATTTATCAAATTTAAAATCCGGTGTTTATTTTCTATTGATAGAAACAGATAAAGGGCATTTTCAAAAGAAATTAATCAAAAAATAGGTATCTAAATTGTTTGAAGAAAATAGCGCAACCTTTTTGGATTTGCAACAAAAATTCGGACACTTTTTTAAAGACTATACTGTCGCTTGTTCTTTAAATTCTTTACTATAAACTCGTTTTTTTATTTGATAAAAATATTTACTTAACAGCAAATATCCTTAAATTCTGTGTCACAGTAAATGTAGGTATTCCAAAAATGATACCAGTTATTATTTGAAGAGACCTTTGCAGCCAAATCAATTTTAATACGGAATATATTCCTATTTTGCAAAGGTCTCTTGAAATTACTGTAAAAGAAAATGATGATTTTTTCTTTATTGGAGTTAGAAGAATAAAGGATAGCCTTAGTTACGGTTCCTTTTTATGGCGAACAAGAAAGGGGAAAAGGGTATTTTATTACGGTAATTTCAAGTGATAAATGGTATGACATGAGACTCGAAAAAATCAGTAAATCTTGAAAAAGCAAAACCTCAAAAAATTCAAATTAATTTTTCAAAGGTCTCTATATCAATTTTATTTCTATTTTTACGTTCCTATAACAATATCTCCCCGGATTACATGTTGTTATAAGTAGCTTTTTTCAATGAGTAGGACGTATAAAATAGGGGTATTTCTTTTTATTTTTTTCCTTGCATATGCATGCGGAACAAAAAAAAATACGTTCATTTCCAGAAACTACCACGCATTGACAACAAAGTTTAATATCCTTTTTAACGGAAATGAATATTTTAAGAAAGGGATAGAAGAAATTAATGCAAAATACGAAGACGATTTCTGGGAGCTTTTACCCATAGAGCCCATTAAATTTGATGAAGACAAAATAGAGGCTTTAGAACGTCCCTCTGCAACTACGGGATTTGGCGGAGGACCGGGAGAAAACTTTAACACCGGTAACAGTTCTAAAGAAAAACCCGTAAAAAGTGCATCTAATTTTGAAAGAGCCGAAGAAAAAGCGGTAAAAGCTATTCAGCGTCATTCCATGAATATTAACGGAAGAGAACGAAACAGGCAAATTGATGATGCCTACCTGTTGTTAGGAAAATCAAGATATTATTCACAGCGATTCATTCCGGCAATAGATGCGTTTAATTATATAATTACCAACTATCCGGGTGCAAATCTCATTAATGAAACAAAAATATGGAGAGCAAAATCAAATATTAGAATAGATAATGAAGAATTTGCCATAGAATCATTAAACATACTTCTTAATAATGAAGAAAGCTTATCGGATGAGATTAGAGAACAAGCACATACGGCCATAGCTATGGCCTATTCAAAAATAGACAGCACACAATTAGTCATAGAACATTTAAAACTAGCCATAAGGACTCAAAAAAATAGAAACCAGACAGCCAGAAACATGTTTATTTTAGGTCAAATATACGCCTTGGAAAATCAAAAAGATTCTGCGGTTATGGCTTTTCAAAAATTAGTTAACTTCAAAAAAAGCCCGTATAAATATCGAATTTATGCCAATATGGAGATAGCAAAAAATGCATCGGGAGATTCATTGAATGTAGCCTTGATAAAACGCTTTGGTAAACTGATAAAGAACAGAGATAACAGACCCTATTTGGATGGTTTGTACTTTCAAACCGGAGTATTACAAGAAAATAGAGATAGTGTTGGAAAAGCTATAGCGTATTACAACAAATCCCTAAGAACACCAAAAGGAACAGCAAAACAAAAAACCTACGGATATGAAAGGCTTGGAAATATTTATTTTAAAAATACAGAATACCTTCTGGCAAGTTCTTACTACGACAGCGTTTTAAAAGTTGCCAAAGATTCTAATAATTTAAGAATCAGGAGAATTAAAAGAAGATATAAAAGCCTGGAATCTTTGATCGCTTTTGAAAAAACACTGAAACACAATGACAGTATTCTGAAATTAGTATCATTGTCTAAAGAAGAGCAAATACAATTTTTTGAAAAGTATGTAGCGGAAATAAAAGCGGCCGATGAAGCTTTGGCTCAGCAACAACTAAACAACCTTTCCTTTGGAAGTGCTTTCGGCTCCGGATCTCAGCAATCCTTCGGCAATAAAGGAAAATGGTATTTCTACAATACCCAATCTATGGGTTTTGGAGAGGTGGAATTTCAAAGAATATGGGGAAACAGACCTTTGGAAGATAACTGGAGATGGTCCGATAAAACAAAAATTAATTTACAAAAAGACGACACAAAAGATACCGTTACTGTTGATAAAAGCAAATATGATGTAAATACTTATATAAGCAAAATCCCTACGGAAAAGAAAGAAATAGATTCATTAATCTATTTTAGAAATGAAGCATTGTTTGAATTGGGCCTGATATACAAAGAGCAATTTAAAAAACCGGATGCATCAACAAATTACTTGGAAAGACTATTGGAAAACCAACCTGATTCGAGTCTGGTTTTACCGGCAAATTACCACCTGTATCAATTATATAATAATGCAAATGATTTAAAATCAGAGAAATATAAAAATTATATTCTCGATAACTACGCCGATACGAAATTTGCACAGCTTATCAAATTCCCCGGAAAAGAAATAGAAGAAGAGGAAAAAGAATTGTCGGAAACAGAAAAGTTTTATAAGCAAATGTACTATCTGTATAAAGAAGATGAATTTGAAAATGTACTATGCGAAATTGATCAAATACTACCCACTATAGCAAATTCAAAATTAATTCCTAAATTTGAACTTCTAAAAGCATACGTCATAGGGAAATATCAAGGAGAAGCAACCTATAAAGAAGCACTGGAGTATGTTGCCATACAATATCCAAGAACAGAAGAAGGAAAAAAAGCAAAAGAAATATTAATTAGATTAAAAAAGTAACCCCAATGCTCAGCAATAAAGGGAAACCCAAAGTAACAAAAGTCATGGAGAGAAATGTAATAGCTAAAAACACATCGATTATTGGAGAGATTAAATCGGAAGGAGATTTCAGGATAGACGGAGTGCTAGAAGGAGCCTTAAAAACAAATGGAAGGATTATTATCGGAACAGATGGTTTTATCAAAGGGAAA
This window of the Flavobacteriaceae bacterium genome carries:
- a CDS encoding carbohydrate-binding protein; this encodes MIRIKKYFFPLFLVFIVSVNAQCLRTLGKKIINTNGDEVLLKGVGLGGWMLQEGYMMNSSGAADTQHEFMEKLTALIGADETAVFYNNWRQNFVTEQDIDSIAAWGFNSIRLPMHYNLFTLPIEDEPVEGENTWLTTGFDMVDELLSWCESNQIYLILDLHAAPGGQGEDAAISDYDDSLPSLWESTLNQDKTVALWGKLAERYKDKEWIGGYDLLNEVNWGLGTNVLRNFYIRVTNEIRAVDSNHIIFIEGNGFANDFSGLTPPWDANMVYSPHKYWTYNDTASIQWVLDIRNQHNVPLWLGESGENSNVWYRDAINLFEDNNIGWAWWPWKRIETIVSPFSVNSNSNYEAIINYWKGEGPQPSVANAIQGLTQLTNDLLVDNNVYYKDVVDAILRQPQDETHIPYSNHTIPGVIYLSDFDLGTNEIAYSDVDNANYSLSTDQFQAWNSGWTYRNDGVDIQTNTDNVNSNGYHIGYVKDKEWLKYTVNIEDTGFYNMNFRYATPQSGAKIKFFINDVDIAGAVDLGNSGGWSNFVNHYINNTYLEAGEQVLKVQIDGSPEFNMSSIEFLTSTDPVPTFQVLSANTNDDEKSIQIVLNHPTNQPTLTNNLFEVKVNNESRAIEVVETDASSTRLIIIKLVDYLFYQDDIKVSYNGTNITSIYNSTLNTFENLPVNNNLITRLLIPGKIQAEDYTNQIGLQIEDTSDTGAGQNIGYTDAGDYAEYLIYIAENRNYNLNLRTAAQSSAGKIEFELINNGTIQSISVIDLPVTGGWQSWQTTTTQVTLNAGIYTLKMKVLEAGFNINWFEFEFTSSLSIGDVAENKIAIFPNPVSENYQIKLNNQRIIKNLKIIDVNGRLVKKVNISNNVYNLSNLKSGVYFLLIETDKGHFQKKLIKK
- a CDS encoding tetratricopeptide repeat protein — protein: MSRTYKIGVFLFIFFLAYACGTKKNTFISRNYHALTTKFNILFNGNEYFKKGIEEINAKYEDDFWELLPIEPIKFDEDKIEALERPSATTGFGGGPGENFNTGNSSKEKPVKSASNFERAEEKAVKAIQRHSMNINGRERNRQIDDAYLLLGKSRYYSQRFIPAIDAFNYIITNYPGANLINETKIWRAKSNIRIDNEEFAIESLNILLNNEESLSDEIREQAHTAIAMAYSKIDSTQLVIEHLKLAIRTQKNRNQTARNMFILGQIYALENQKDSAVMAFQKLVNFKKSPYKYRIYANMEIAKNASGDSLNVALIKRFGKLIKNRDNRPYLDGLYFQTGVLQENRDSVGKAIAYYNKSLRTPKGTAKQKTYGYERLGNIYFKNTEYLLASSYYDSVLKVAKDSNNLRIRRIKRRYKSLESLIAFEKTLKHNDSILKLVSLSKEEQIQFFEKYVAEIKAADEALAQQQLNNLSFGSAFGSGSQQSFGNKGKWYFYNTQSMGFGEVEFQRIWGNRPLEDNWRWSDKTKINLQKDDTKDTVTVDKSKYDVNTYISKIPTEKKEIDSLIYFRNEALFELGLIYKEQFKKPDASTNYLERLLENQPDSSLVLPANYHLYQLYNNANDLKSEKYKNYILDNYADTKFAQLIKFPGKEIEEEEKELSETEKFYKQMYYLYKEDEFENVLCEIDQILPTIANSKLIPKFELLKAYVIGKYQGEATYKEALEYVAIQYPRTEEGKKAKEILIRLKK
- a CDS encoding DUF4959 domain-containing protein, with the translated sequence MNNKIKKGLPLSLFILVAIISCSKNEDVDTTPPSPLSVISVTPTNGGGIITYNLPSDDDILYVKAVYTNSQGEEVFRVASKHNTTIEIDGLNQNTPVNVKLYVIDESENISQSVAIDFTPLESFIFLVQESIQITPDLGGVKITWENIASKTVFVYVHILNGSNEIIRILSSNNVQESIFIRGLESVEMTFSTKVEDFDGNITELEEKGRYTPLFEEKIDKSTWTSVASQSINGNAYEGRTVNFWDDIVDTVDTDADNSYFIITRDNNGGSLNWPLDIVIDFNKNVKIQRFKVWQRAYWYQGGGVTYHYQEENIKSFDLYASTDAQTWSLLGQFDIGDPRDGAGNISASAFQEAIDGHEFSLPNTSD